Genomic DNA from Bacteroides zhangwenhongii:
TTCATAATATTTATTTTTAAAAAGAAAAGAAGATACTTCCTATACACAAAGATCCTACCTTTCTTTCTAACTATAATTTATTTCTGTTAATTGCCTATTATGTCAGTATAATTAAAATCTGGTCTTACCCCAAGCACTCGAATATATTCTGCACAGAAATTTTCATAACATTGTTTTGCCAGACCTTTTTTACCTAAATGATAAAGAGCGTAACACTTATTTTGTATAGCAGTTTCGTCTGTCGAATCACAACTTAACATTGTTTCTGATAACTTCAGTAAAAGCATCAAGTCTTTGCTCTTTTTTACAAACTCATAAGCATCCAATAACACATCTGATAATAAAATCAGATATTCAGACTTAAATTTATCTGCCCATTCTTCTGTAATATCAGGTAATAACTCTCCTCTACTCCCTAATTCGGCAATTTTATTTAATAGTCCTACATTTATTTCACTGCCTTCCTTTACCATTCTCAGTAAGTCGCAAATCTCAATATAATCACAATTCACTGATGAATCTATTGTCATATACCAATAACTGTTCTTATAGGCAATATTGATTCCGCCAATTTCCTTTAATAACAATCGGAGTTTACTTATATTCACATTTCTGTTATTAGTAGCATTACTCTTGTCCATATCCGACCAAAATATTTCATTTAGTTGTTCCGAGGTTATGCCATTAGCATTTTTATAGGAATATAACAACATATATACAAACAAACTACGTAATATAAGAGTAAATCGAGAAGTTATATCATGCCCTTCCGAATCATTTACCTGAAAACCTCCCAATAAACGAATAAAAGAGGGCTGAATTAATTCTTTTTCCTTCACTTCTACAGTATAAAATGAGTTTTCATCTCTTCTTACAACATTTTTCTGCTTTCTCTTCCATAATATAACTAACACTGCCAATGTTCCCCCAATTCCAATAATCAAAATCAACCATATCCAACCTGTTGAATGCTTTTCAGGAACAGATTGAAGTACGTCTGATAAGTGCAAAACAGGATACCCTAATGTATATACCTCGACACAAGTTTTTCCGATGCCATCCTGATATGCTAAAACAGTAACTAATTCAGTGGTACCTTGATTATAAAATAAAGTACAATAAGAACTGGTATCATGAAACTGATATGGTATAGAATCTGCCATATATGTTCGATCTGGTTTTTCAATTCCAAAACAGTTCAATCTGATTTGAGAAAATGCTCGATCATTAGCAAAAGAAAGTGCATAAATATGCTCTTTATCAAGATCTACTACCATTGCATTTCCAAATGCTTCCACCTTTGCATTAGAAAAAGTCCACAATTTTTGACTGCTCATCTTCTCAACATCTATGCAATGAAGATCATAATAATTCTCTGGGTTCCCTTCTTGTTTACCAGATTTGCTACCATACCCTCCTAACAATAAAACCTTATTATTTCCCAAATATCCCATTGCCGCTAAATAACGAGGTTCAATCAAATGAGCAAGATCCTTTTGCTGCCAAGATATTGAATCAATGGAATGCATGAACAAGACCGAACTATAACGATAAAATCCATAGCCACCAAAAAGTATAACTTTTGCCAAATCAGGAATATAGCAGCTACTATGATGCAGATACGAAAGAAGTATATCAGGAATAGCTCTTTCCCATTCATTTTTTTCAAAACTATAACGATTCAGTCGTTCTTGTTCTGCACTATAGGAAATCAACTCATCATGAACCGAATCATATACTAAACTGGAAGCAGCTGTAAAATAAGGATGCCCAGTATTTACAATAACAGTATCCAATCGTTCCCGTTCTATGGAATATTGGTAAATAGTATCCTTTAAGGCTATAAACACCCCCCCATCTGTCGGACGTTGATATGGAGCAAATTGAAGAGAAGTCCCCGGTATAATAAACGAAGCTTTTTTTCTCCACCGAATATGATGATCTATTTCCCAAATCCCATTTCGTACTGTAGCCCGGGAAGATTTAACCTCATCATAAACTTCATTATCTCCATGTTGTAATAAAGTCCATTTTCTCAAGAGTTCTCCTTTCAGATCTAAAATCCTTACATTACGCAAACTCATCGGAGCCACATCTGTACTTGGAAAAGATTGCCCGGTATGTAACCCAAAAGCTATACGAACATTATTCAATTGCGGCAACTTCACGGGAATACTCCATTCTTTTTCATTTAGAATACAGACAATTAATTGCTTTTTATAGTTTAACTTAAGTTCTACTTGAAACCAATCCGAACTATTGAATTTAGGAATCGAATCTAAGTGTGATATATCTACCAGACTTTGATTTCCTTTCATCAAAAATAATTGGCTGTGGCTCCATCCTTTATTGGACAACAAGTCAATATTTAATGTATCATTTAAAATAACACGAACAATATACCCATAATTATGCTCTTCATTGCGCAAATGAACATCAAAACCCAATGAAAAACCATCATGAAAAGAAAGTGGAGTATTCGGAGTTAAATTTAGCTCCGTCCGCTTTTCCGGAATCACTCTGTGAGCCTGGAAAAAGAGCCCTGTATTTGCCCTAACATACAGGACATTACATAAAAAAAATAACAGTAATATACAAACAATTGTACTTTTATTATTCATAGATTTTCATTATAAGAGAAACAAAAATATAGAATTATTTTTATATTAAATGTTAAATCATTCTTTTTCAAGGTAGCATTGCCAAATTTCATGTTTCTAGCTTATATGTACCATAAATTAAACCTCTTAAAATTATTAAAACAAGCCTTCCAGGAATACCCATATAAATATTAGGTAGTTTGGTACAAATCACGTAAATTTGTGCCTCAAATTGAAATAACAATATAAATCACTATAAATAAAAACTTTATCACTATGGAGTACAATTTCAGAGAAATTGAAAAGAAGTGGCAGAAAAGGTGGGTGGAAGAGAAAACCTACCAAGTTAAGGAAGACGATTCAAAGCAAAAATTTTATGTACTAAACATGTTCCCTTACCCGTCAGGAGCCGGACTACACGTAGGACATCCGTTGGGATACATTGCTTCGGATATTTATGCCCGTTACAAACGACTGCAAGGCTTCAATGTACTCAACCCGATGGGATATGACGCATACGGTCTGCCCGCAGAACAATATGCCATCCAGACCGGACAACACCCCGCTATCACTACTGTCAACAATATCAATCGCTACCGCGAACAGTTGGACAAGATCGGTTTCTCTTTTGACTGGAGCCGTGAAATCCGTACCTGCGATCCGGAATATTATCATTGGACACAATGGGCTTTCCAAAAAATGTTTAATAGCTACTATTGCAACGATGAACAAAAAGCACGTCCAATCGAAGAACTGGAGAAAGCTTTTGCAAGTCAAGGAACTGCAGGATTGAACGCTGCTTGCAGCGAAGAACTTAGCTTTACCGCTGAAGAATGGAATGCCAAGAGTGAAAAGGAACAGCAGGAAATCCTGATGAACTATCGCATTGCCTATTTGGGTGAAACGATGGTAAACTGGTGTGCCGAGCTAGGAACTGTATTGGCAAACGATGAAGTAGTGGACGGGGTCAGCGAACGTGGCGGCTATCCTGTCGTTCAGAAAAAGATGCGCCAATGGTGTCTGCGTGTATCCGCATACGCACAACGCCTGCTGGACGGATTGGACACTATCGACTGGACTGATTCACTGAAAGAAACTCAAAAGAACTGGATAGGCCGTTCGGAAGGTGCCGAAATACAATTCAAAGTAAAAGACAGCGATCTTGAATTTACTATCTTTACTACCCGTGCAGATACGATGTTCGGCGTTACCTTTATGGTATTGGCTCCGGAAAGCGAACTGGTAGCACAAGTCACTACTCCCGAACAGAAAGCGGAAGTAGATGCTTACCTCGACCGCACCAAGAAACGTACGGAGCGCGAACGTATCGCCGACCGTAGCGTTACCGGTGTATTCAGTGGAGCGTATGCCATCAATCCGTTTACCGGTGAAGCAGTACCTATTTGGATCAGTGATTACGTATTGGCAGGATATGGAACAGGAGCCATCATGGCTGTACCCGCTCACGATAGCCGCGACTATGCTTTTGCCAAACATTTCGGATTGGAAATCCGTCCGTTGGTAGAAGGGTGTGACGTTAGCGAAGAAAGTTTCGATGCAAAAGAAGGTATCGTCTGCAACTCTCCGCGCCCGGACGTAACTCCTTACTGTGACCTTTCTTTGAACGGATTGACTATCAAAGAAGCCATTGCAACAACCAAGAAATATGTGAAAAACCATAACTTGGGACGTGTGAAAGTAAACTATCGTTTGCGTGACGCTATCTTCTCACGCCAGCGTTATTGGGGAGAACCGTTCCCTGTCTATTATAAAGACGGAATGCCCTATATGATTGACGAAAGCTGTCTGCCATTGGAGCTTCCGGAAGTAGCTAAGTTCCTGCCTACCGAAACAGGCGAACCTCCATTGGGTCACGCTACCAAATGGGCGTGGGATACTGTAAACAAATGTATCACAGAAAACGAGAAGATCGACAATGTTACCATTTTCCCGTTAGAATTGAATACAATGCCCGGATTTGCCGGTTCTTCCGCTTACTATCTCCGTTATATGGATCCACGTAACCACAAAGCATTGGTTGACCCGAAAATAGACCAGTACTGGAAGAACGTAGATCTCTACGTAGGTGGTACCGAACATGCTACCGGACACTTGATTTACTCTCGTTTCTGGAATAAATTCCTGCATGATATAAACATTTCCGCTGTAGAAGAACCGTTCCTGAAATTGGTAAATCAAGGCATGATTCAAGGACGCAGCAATTTTGTATATCGTATCAAAGATACCAATACATTCGTTTCTCTGAATCTGAAAGATCAATATGACGTCACTCCGATCCATGTCGATGTGAATATCGTATCCAACGACATTCTCGATCTGGATGCATTCAAGGCATGGCGTCCTGAATATGCAACGGCAGAGTTTATTCTGGAAGACGGAAAATACGTTTGCGGATGGGCAGTTGAAAAGATGAGCAAATCCATGTTCAACGTAGTAAATCCGGATATGATTGTAGACAAATACGGTGCGGATACACTTCGTATGTATGAAATGTTCTTAGGTCCGGTGGAACAATCCAAACCTTGGGATACCAACGGAATAGACGGGGTACATCGCTTTATCCGTAAATTCTGGTCATTGTTCTACAGTCGTACAGACGAATATCTGGTAAAGGATGAACCTGCAACGAAAGAGGAACTGAAGAGTTTGCACAAACTGATTAAGAAAGTAACGGGAGACATCGAACAGTTCTCTTACAATACTTCTATCAGTGCATTCATGATTTGTGTAAATGAGCTTTTCAATCTGAAATGCAGCAAGAAAGAGATATTGGAACAGCTTGTTGTCGTTCTTGCTCCTTTTGCTCCCCACGTTTGCGAGGAGTTGTGGGATGTACTCGGACACAAAACTTCCGTATGTGATGCCGAATGGCCTGCATACAACGAAGAATATCTGAAAGAAGACACAATCAACTATACCATCTCTTTCAACGGAAAGGCACGTTTCAATATGGAATTTGCAGCAGATGAAACATCGGACGCTATTCAAGCGGCTGTATTGGCTGACGAACGTTCGCAAAAATGGATCGAAGGCAAGACACCGAAAAAGATTATCGTTGTCCCGAAGAAGATTGTAAACGTCGTACTTTAATTTGTCTCACCACAGATTACACGGATTTACACAGATAAATCACGAATTAATAAATCTGTGATAATCTGCGGTAATCTGTGGTGAAACTATCATATAAATCTACTTTTATGTATAAACTGGAAAAGGCGGAATTAATGAGAGAAGTGAAAGATTATATCTACATTACTCTCGGATTGATAAGTTATTCTTTGGGATGGGCGGCATTCTTACTACCCTACCAGATAACGACCGGTGGAACTACCGGTATCGGAGCTATTATTTATTATGCAACCGGATTTCCGATCCAATGGTCATATTTTATTATCAATGCAGTTCTGATGACATTTGCCATCCGTATGCTAGGTCCCCGATTCAGTATAAAGACTACATACGCCATCTTTATGCTGACATTCCTGCTTTGGCTTTTTCAGTTGATAGTCAACAATTATGTAGTGGCACCGGATATGACACTGGACGGCAAACCGTTATTGCTTGGACCCGGACAAGATTTCATGGCTTGTATTATCGGAGCAGCCATGTGCGGTGTAGGTTTGGGCATCACTTTCAATTATAACGGAAGTACCGGTGGAACGGATATCATTGCAGCCATCGTCAACAAATACAAAGATGTATCACTCGGAAGAATGATCATGATCTGTGACGTAGTTATCATCAGTTCCTGCTACTTTATATTCCATGACTGGCGCCGTGTTATCTTTGGTTTTGTCACACTGTTCATTATTGGTGTCGTATTAGACTGGATTATCAACAGTGCCCGTCAATCGGTTCAATTTCTTATCTTCTCAAAAAAATACGATGAAATAGCCGACCATATCATAAAAGATACCAATCGTGGGGTAACGGTACTCGACGGCACCGGATGGTATAGTAAAGGCGATGTAAAAGTATTGGTGGTACTCGCCAAGAAACGCCAGTCATTAGACATCTTCCGCATGGTAAAACGTATCGACCCGAATGCATTTATCTCACAAAGTTCCGTTATCGGAGTATATGGAGAAGGATTCGACAAGTTGAAATAATCAGTTGATTGTTATTGAATAACTCTATTGAAATAAAAAAGAATGATGAAACGCAAACTTGTATTTGCCACTAACAATGCCCATAAACTGGAAGAGGTAGCAGCCATTTTGGGAGATCAAATAGAATTGTTAAGCCTGAATGATATCGATTGCCACACAGATATTCCCGAAACAGCCGATACATTGGAAGGAAATGCGTTGCTGAAATCTTCCTTTATCTACAACAACTACGGTTTGAACTGCTTTGCGGACGACACCGGTCTGGAAGTGGAAGCATTAGGTGGAGCTCCCGGAGTCTATTCCGCACGTTATGCAGGTGGAGAAGGACATGACGCGCAAGCCAATATGCTTAAACTGCTCCACGAGTTAGAAGGAAAGGAAAATCGCAAAGCACAGTTCCGTACTGCTATCTCATTGATATTGGACGGTAAGAATTATCTTTTCGAAGGAATAATAAAAGGCGAGATAATCAAAGAGAAACGGGGTGAATCAGGCTTTGGATATGATCCTGTCTTTCAACCGGAAGGTTATGACAAGACTTTTGCCGAACTAGGAAATGATATAAAAAACAAAATAAGTCACCGTGCATTAGCCATACAAAAGCTCTGTGAGTTCTTACAACGCTAATAATCCATATTCCAACAATATATAAAGCACAGTAATTCACTCTGCTTGCTCATTAATTATATACTTCATACATCACGAAAAAGAAGTTTATAAATGCGGAGTTGGTAGTACAGCCAGTAAAGATAAAATAACCTGCAAAGACTATTTTATCTTTACTTTTAATATTCTCCTATATTTTATTCTGCTTTGATTTCAATAACACGACTATTCAACTGTCGTGTAGTGAAAACGTTCAAACCGACATTCATCAGATATTCACCGGAGAAAAGCTGACCATTATCTTTCAAAGAAGAACTACTACCAGACATCATGTTAATTTCCTTCACACGATACATCTGATCCGAATTCAGTCCTTGTAAACGGACAGGTAATGTTTTTTCTCCATAACGAGGATGAATATCAAAAGCAAAAACCACGGCTGTTTTCTTATCTTTCCCCACATACATGGAAGAAGTATGGTTGCTGCCATAAGGAGAAACAAGACGATACAAATCACCATCAAGAATAACAGGCTTCAAGCGATTATAGTTCTTGACTGCCTGAACACAATACAAGTGATCGCTCTGACTCATATCATCCAACTTAATATCAAATCCCAATTTACACATCATAGCAACATCCGTACGGAACTTAATGCTGGTTCCACGATTCCAAGTGGTAACATGAGCACACAGTGTTTTACTGGGAAATACCTGCGAAAATCCCCATTGAATAAAAAGACGTTCGATAGGATCAGTATTGTCGCTTGGCCAAAACTCTGTAAAATATTTCAAGGCTTCATAATCAGAACGTCCGCCACCACCGGAACACAACATCATAGGAAGATCAGGGTACTTCGCCTTGATTCTGTCCAACACTTTATAGAGTCCACGCACATAATCAATATACAAATGAGACTGGTTTTCTTTCAGATACATTGAATAAATGTTTGTAATAGGACTATTGCAATCCCATTTGAAGAAAGCAATACCCGGATACTTGGTCATCAACTTATCTACCACGCCGAATACATGATCCTGCACTTTCGGATTACTAAGATCAAGCACCATTTGGTTACGGAAATAATATTCATCACGGTTAGGCAGATGAATCACCCAATCTTTATGGTTTTCATAAAGCTCGCTCTTGGGATTCACCATCTCCGGCTCTATCCACAAACCGAATTTAATGCCTTTCTTTTGTGATTCTTCGACAAGACGTCCGATTCCGTTCGGAAGTTTGTCTGCCGTTTCTTCCCAGTCACCCAATCCCTGACGGTCACTGCTACGAGGATACTTATTAGCAAACCAGCCGTCATCCAACAGAAACATATCCACTCCCAATTTGGTAGCCTCATCTATCAGACCGATCAGTTTATTTTCATCGAAATTAAAATAAGTCGCTTCCCAATTATTTAATAAAGTCATGCGTGTTTCACCACCCTTCTTTACCTGATGATTGCGTGCCCAATCATGAAAACTACGGCTGGCCTCACCCTTACCCTGACAACTATAAGTGAAATAGAAATCCGGAGTACGGAAAACTTCGTTGGCGGGAAGTTTATATTCAGAAGCATACGGGTTAATACCACTGATGATGCGCAACTCGTTTTTATTGTCCACCTCGAAAATAAAACGGAAATTGCCTGTCCATCCCAAAGTACCTACAAGCACTTCACCTGCATTCTCCTGTGAAGGATTACCTAAAGACAGTTGGAAGAAAGGAGAAACAAACAAATTGGCACGTGTGCCCAATTTTGTATCCACCACTTTCTTACCAAAATCCAGTTCCCTTTCAGTTATATTGGCTTCATGTGCCCAGTCACCGGAAAATTCAGTCAGAAAATATCTGCTACTATTCAGGTGCAGCATGGAAGAAGCGTATTTGCTGAGGATAACAGGTTTCTTCTCCTGATGGTTGATTTCACTGAAAGTACGGATGACATTCTCTTTGCCGTAAGCTATATAATGAAGCTTCACCGTAACGGGGTATTTATCATCCTTGAGTGTAATCACCGTCTCGTTGACTCCGTCACCTTTCGGTTCGTTCGAATGCTCCACATACTTAAGAAGCAATGAAGAGTTGTTATCATTATGCCGCATGTGGATAGCCGGTTCAAAGTAATCTTCCATACCATGAGTCAGATAAGCTTCGGTTCCCTGCGGAAGAAATTGTATATCAGAGTCATGGTTCAGTCTTTTACCAAGATACTTCTGATACAAACGCCCGTTATCCCCCACCTGATAGATCAGGCTGGTCCGTTCTGTTTCTATCTTAATTAGAGGCCTATCGGAAGCCTGTAAAATAGAAACAGAACCCAATAACAAAAAAAATAAGAATGATTTTAGTTTCATAGTATATTAGATTCTAAATTTTATAATCCCAGCTTAGCCGAAATCTCCAACATCCGTTGAATCGGCTTCACAGCTTTCTTCGCTACCTCCGGATCCACCGTAATTTCCGGTGATTCATTCTTCAGACACTCATACAGCTTCTCTAACGTATTCAACCGCATAAAGCTACATTCATTACAGCCGCACGTACTATCATTCGGAGGAGCGGGAATAAACACTGTTTGCGGACACTTCTTCTGCATCTCATGCAAGATACCTGATTCGGTAGCCACAATATATGTATTTTCGGGATGATTCACGGCGTATTTCAACAGGGCAGCCGTAGAACCTACTACATCCGCCAGTTTCAGTACCGTACTCTTACATTCGGGATGTGCCAGCACCAATGCTTCGGGATGTTGTGCTTTCAGCTCCACAATCTTTTCAACAGAGAACTGTTCGTGCACATGGCAGGCTCCGTCCCAAAGTAACATATTGCGGTTCGTAACTGAGTTGATATAATTTCCCAAATTCCTATCCGGACCAAAAATTATTTTCTCATCTTTGGGGAAGCTTTCCACGATCTGCTTCGCATTAGTGGAAGTCACCACTACATCCGTTACCGCTTTCACGGCAGCTGTCGTATTGACGTACGAAATAACGGTGTATCCGGGATGCTCTTTGACAAACTGCGCAAACTTATCCGCCGGACAACTGTCTGCCAACGAACAGCCTGCCGCCATATCGGGAACCAATACTTTTTTCTCCGGACAAAGAACCTTTGCCGTTTCACCCATAAAGTGAACACCGCACATCACGATGATGTCTGCTTTCGTTTTCGCCGCCCATTGGGCCAATGCCAAACTGTCACCAACGTAATCGGCGATATCTTGTATCTCACCCTTCTGGTAGTAGTGCCCCAGAATGATTGCATTCTTCTCTTTCTTCAGCTCGTTTATAGCTTTTATTAGTTCATTCATTATTATATTCTTTTTTCCTTCTTTTAAAAAAAATCCTTTGTTAGTGATGATAGCCTGTTAATAATGTTAGCAAATAAATACGATTTTCCTTGCCTGATAAGTTATTAGTTCATACTTCTGCTTTATGAGTCCGTTATAAACTGAATAAATAAGAAGATATCTTATCCTACTTGCTTTATTATCAATGGAAATATCCCCAAATTGAAGTTATATATTAACTCCCTGTTGATAAAGTGCAAAGTTAAAAACTTTATGGATATAAACAGGCAGATAAGTGCTGAAAAATATGTTTATGTCTGTGTAGAAAGTTTAGAGTTTATTTTTTGGAATGTTCATAAAGAAGCCTCCTTATATCTTCTTTTGAATAATGCAAGAATTATTTTTCAAAATCTTTGCCGATAGTTTTGACAGGTTTTAAACCGTTATCAACATCTCTGTTAACAGAAAAGAGTTACCTTTGCGACAAGAACGCAATATAAAGGAAACAAGAACATCATATAAAGAAAAGACGTATGCGTAAACTAAAAATAACAGAGTTGAACCGTATTAGTGCCGAAGAGTTCAAACAAGCCGAAAAACTGCCTTTGGTAGTGGTGCTGGACGATATTCGTAGTCTGCATAATATAGGTTCCGTATTTCGTACATCGGATGCATTCCGTATTGAATGTATCTACCTTTGTGGCATAACGGCCACTCCTCCACACCCCGAAATGCATAAGACGGCTTTGGGGGCTGAGTTCACTGTCGATTGGAAGTATGTTAATAACGCTGTTGATGCGGTTGATAACCTCCGGAAAGAGGGGTATGTTGTCTATTCCGTAGAACAGGCGGAAGGAAGCATTATGTTGGATAAGCTCGAATTGGATAAGACCAAAAAATACGCCATTGTGATGGGAAATGAAGTGAAAGGAGTGCAGCAGGAGGTTATCAACCATTCGGATGGCTGTATAGAAATTCCCCAATACGGAACCAAACACTCCTTGAATGTTTCGGTAACCACCGGGATTGTCATTTGGGATTTGTTCAAGAAACTACGTTAAGAACACAATTCCGTATTGGTTAATAAATGGTTGATAACTGGTTTATTATTTAGTTAATTCTCTGATTATTAAAGGTTTTTATTTTGTTAATAACTATCCGGTAACTTTAATGTGAATAGCTGTTAGAACAGTTATTAATAAGTTGCTTGTCAGTTGTTAATAGCTGAGTTTTCAACTGTTAATACTTGACAGGTCAGTTATTAATACTTGAAAACTCAATTATTAATAGCCGGCAATTCGGTTATCAACAGTTGAGTTAATAGCTTCTGTGAATTAGTGGATAATGTATCAGATTTGTCCGTTCTCCACCATCAACACCACACGTTCTGTTAGCTTGTCCTCTCCTTGCGGATCATATTCCTTTTTCAGGCTAGCACCGAACAATGCGGCAAATGCCTGATAGAATCCTGCTTTGAAAGGTCCCATAAATGCTTTCACCAGTTCATAACTGGTTTGGTTACTTTGGCGGTCTATTAGCTTTATCAACAATTTCCCTTGTGCGAAAGAGAGTTTTTTCATTCGGGCGGTATATTGCTCTTTCAACCCTTTTTCTACTCGTTTGATGTGTTTTTGGCGTGCTTTTTCATTGGGCAGAGTTTGAAGATATTCGTAAGTTTCGATGATAGCCTGGTTGATTTCTTTAGAGATAGGATATACCTTTTTCACGTTGCGTATGAGGCGATAGTACTCTCTACGTTCTTTTTCATTCTTGAATTTCAGCGGACGGAAGATATACACAGTTCTTAACTGGACACATGGAATCGTATCTCCATTGTAGATACACATGGGAACCAAGTATCCATTGATGCTTTGCTTTTCCTGCGCCTGCGTTTTCAGCGAATAGCAAACGATGGCAAACAGTGTCATTACTACTATGTTAAGCCTTCTTTTCACGGTACAAAAATAGAACTAAAATTTTATTATTTAGTCTTTTCACAAAGATGTTAACCTATTTAAAGTATCTTTGCGCCCTTGTCTGCAAAGAAAGCAAGGAATAAAATACTTTTTATTGATGAAAACTACTCAACTAATCCGGTTGATAAGTATTATAAACAGCTTGTTCATAATTCCTGCTTGTAGTGCTCAAAACCCCACTGAAAGTCTTTTAGAGGATATTCTCGAAGATTTATCTGTTAATAATGATATTGATAACTCTGTGAATACCTTGAATTTGGAAAATGAATTGGAAGAACTTTCCAGCCGTTTGAAAGAACCGGTTAATTTGAATATCGCCACTCGTGAACAACTTGAACAATTTCCTTTTCTGAGCGATATTCAGATCGAACATTTGTTGGCATATATCTATATTCACGGACAGATGAAAACCATTTATGAACTTCAGTTGGTAGAGGATATAGACAGGCAGACTATCCAGTATCTATTGCCTTTTGTTTATGTAGAAGCTATTAACAATGAACCTGCTTTTCAGTGGAAAACCATGTTGAAAAGTGCAGCTAAATATGGTAAGCATGAAGTGCTAACCCGCATGGATATACCGTTTTATAAGCGTAAAGGTTATGAACATACCTATCTGGGACCTTCTGTTTATAACTCTGTGAAATATGGTTTTCGATATAGTGATCGGCTTTATGCGGGAGTGGTTGGCGAGAAAGATGCGGGAGAGCCTTTCGGAGCTTTGCATAATCGGTACGGCTATGATTATTATTCTTTTTATCTGCTGTTGAAAAACTGTGGTCGGTTGAAAACATTAGCTGTTGGTAACTATCGGTTAAGTTTCGGTCAAGGGCTAGTGGTTAGTACGGATTATCTGATGGGGAAAACGATCTATGCTTCTTCTTTCAATAATCGTAGTGGTGGAATAAAGAAACACTCTTCTACGGACGAATACAATTACTTTCGGGGAGTGGCGGCTACGGTGAGTGTAGATAATCATTGGGATGTTTCCGCATTTTATTCACATCGGAAAAAGGATGGAGTGCTAACCGACGGAGAGATTACATCTATTTATAAAACCGGACTGCATCGGAGCCGGAAAGAAGCGGATAAGCGGAACTTGTTCACATTACAGTCGGCAGGTGGAAATATAACTTATCAACAGAACCGTATCAAGTTGGGTATCACCGGTATTTACTATGTTTTCAACCGACCGTATGAACCGGAATTAACAGGCTATTCCAAATACAATCTTCATGGGAATAACTTTTATAACTTGGGAGTAGATTATGCTTATCGCTGGCATCGTTTTTCTTTTCAGGGAGAGACGGCGATGGGAAAACAAGGTTGGGCTTCTTTGAACCGTTTGCAATATTCACC
This window encodes:
- a CDS encoding helix-hairpin-helix domain-containing protein, yielding MKTTQLIRLISIINSLFIIPACSAQNPTESLLEDILEDLSVNNDIDNSVNTLNLENELEELSSRLKEPVNLNIATREQLEQFPFLSDIQIEHLLAYIYIHGQMKTIYELQLVEDIDRQTIQYLLPFVYVEAINNEPAFQWKTMLKSAAKYGKHEVLTRMDIPFYKRKGYEHTYLGPSVYNSVKYGFRYSDRLYAGVVGEKDAGEPFGALHNRYGYDYYSFYLLLKNCGRLKTLAVGNYRLSFGQGLVVSTDYLMGKTIYASSFNNRSGGIKKHSSTDEYNYFRGVAATVSVDNHWDVSAFYSHRKKDGVLTDGEITSIYKTGLHRSRKEADKRNLFTLQSAGGNITYQQNRIKLGITGIYYVFNRPYEPELTGYSKYNLHGNNFYNLGVDYAYRWHRFSFQGETAMGKQGWASLNRLQYSPVQNTILMLIHRFYSYNYWAMFAHSFEEGSTTQNEQGYYFGLETSPFARWRFFASFDLFSFPWKKYRVNKASRGADVLLQSTFTPQNNISMDLKYRYKRKERDWTGSKGALTLPVFHHRLRYRLNYSLKEVFSSRTTLDYNHFHFQDRAANIGYQVTQMISSQLPWARLFADVQGSYFYTDSYDSRVYASEKGLLYTFYTPSFQGCGFRYSIRLRYEPNKHWLFITKFGETVYLDRNEIGSGNDLIRGNKKADVQMQLRIKF